AATGTAAAATCCAAGATATATGCATAAACGTTACGTCTTGTTACAAGCAGAATCTGAGAACACTAAACTAAACAATCCTACCGATTTTCCCTCACGAGAAATCTGCGCAACCATTTAGATCAGAGCATCAGTTCAGTTCTAAAAAGGTAAACAACAAGAATTGCGGAGCCCACAAGTCAATTTCCGATTTGAACCACCGACGGAACATGGAGGTTCGGTGGCAAAGAGGGAAGCGACTGACAATCGGGCGGGTAGTAAGAGTCGGTGGGCGAAAATGATCGAGCAAACCAACCTTCCAAGGGGAGAAGACGGAATCGTGCTTGGTGCGGGGGCAGTCCTCCCTCTTCAATCTGGAAGGCATCGCTCACGACAGGAGGCGCCGGCGTCGCTATCCAGTGCTGCTACCTGGAGactcccctctctcttttttagGGTAAATTACACAGGTGGTCCCCAGccgtttttaaaattttcaattgcaTCCCTTTTTTTTCCCATAGGTTTTGTTTTTGCATCTTTAACTCtctcaaaaaattttcttttataactAGTTAAGGGACCCACGCGATGCTGTggatagttattttaaaatttaattttaaaaattagttataaaaatcaattttagaatttaaatggtgcaataagtacatcaaaaaattttagtagccATAGTAGTACCtcattagttagtgaaataattttagtaggtatcgtaggcccccagtagttagtgaatgagaagagaaattattatttgtgattctcgtaattaattttcatcaaatataaaattaacttaagatgcattaattttttttattttttaatgtacaatttatatgtgaatgctcaatattatatttaataccagtagtctaaattatttaacatttatttatatatattttacattttataaaaataaatagtaaattatataaaatatatctatatcaaataaaatacttatataataaataaaaatatatatattaaataaaatattgttaatatataaataaatactatatataatgaaaaaataataataaataatataaaatatatatatatatatactatatatataatatatttatataatatacatatatattatattaagtagtatatatatatatatatatatatatgtaggtctACTTATAACTATTATGGTACCGAGCTCCGAACTATGCGTTTTGTTATCGATCTAGAGGCGTTCAAACAAACGATCAACACCgtaaaatatgatctagggtataatGAAtctcttaggaataaaattttagtttttctatATCGTTTACttaagtaaaatttattatatcaaAATAGACGTGAacattgaataatctttaaaattgagTATAGACTTTTaaaatcaagatcaagaatgtttaaccttaatctatatagtttaaagtatttctcatcaaattttgaagaaattttagATTCTTCAATCACCGTTAAACTCAAACCTTGTCATAATGGGCCATgaataattgaaattttgagaaCATTTGATCATAAAGTGAAACTAATGTCTGaataaacattaaaaattttatttctagaaactgaAAATCTCCTAGATCAGCTTTTAAACGTGGGTTATCCTTGATTCTGAACGCCCTAAGacgaaaaccaacactatagtaccgacTCGTACTATAGATTTAGGGTATTAGTAGCCATACTAGTAGATAtagtgtatatattatatatatataagaatgagagggaggtccacgtgGACCTCCTCTACCGTGTCCACGAGCCGAAATGCTCTGTGGACCCGACGAGAAACCCCCATATGAGCCCGTCTGTTTTTCGGCTCCGCATCAGTCCCGCGCGCGGACGCCGTATCCGTGCCCGCCCCCTGCACGTCCCCTGTGCGCGGCGCCCCGATGAGCGCGCTGGCCGCGCTCCCGCATTAGGCTATGCTCCACCCAGCACGAGCTGCCCCTCCCCCCCAGCGCCACCCCGGTGCCGCCAGCGCCGCCCCGCTCCCGCCCCAATCAGGACCCGCCCGCAGCGCCCGGCTCCCGCTCTAGCCGCTCGCGGCTCCACCTGCGCCAAGCGGCCAGTGGCTCCGCGCCTTCGCCCGCCGGCTGGCGCCTATCTTTCAGCGCCGCGCACGGTGCCGCTCGTGGCTCCGCCCCACGCTAGCGCCCCGGCCGCCCGCGGCGCCGCGCCCTCGCACGAGCGCGTTGTTACTACGCCCTCACCTCACGCCTCGCCTTCTCTGGCGACAAGTGTAGCAGTTATTGAGGAGAATAAGATATTtagagatatagatatagatatagatgagccctacaaaatataaatttatataaatagctCTCTCCTTATAAAAAAAGCGTCAcgcttatatttttaaattaaacacAGTAATCAACTCgtgattttagtatttttttctttttattatcattaaatCATCGTGTTCAACATAAAAATACCAGGGTGATACTCGAGTGGCGAAAAAAGTGTCATCTAGATAAAGATAAGTTTAGTAGGGTTatgtgtaaaaaaatatttgagagggctaaatgtaaaaaaaaaaaaaatcttttctcaTTTAAATCTCCAACCTTATATTCTCCTATTATAATTAACAAAACTATTATTAAACTCTATACTAAAGTTGAAACCAAATGTTGTTCCTTCGTTGAGCCACGTGGTCTTTCTTTTATAtggattttctctctctctctctcacatgttctctctccctcacatggACTCACATGGGCTATGTTCAAGGGACATGCACGTGCCTCTTTGTACCTTCTCTCTACAATTAAaaattgggctttttttgcaaattgccccctgacaaattttatttgcaaaaatagccctgtgtaaaatttatttgcaaaaatggccctggccctgccacgccagcgccacgtcagcgccNATTATTGAGATTCTATTGGTTGTGATGTTGTAAtgtgtattaattttgtgatgttgtgatgtgcattacttttgtgatgttgtgatgtaTTGTGATGTGTATTGATAGGTATCTGTATCGTATTCTTTTATTGAATCTTGTAATTCATTTTTCTTCAACATGTATCTGTATCGTATTCTTGTATTGAATCTTGTAAATGATATTTCTGCGGCAAACTACTTGTAGGGCTGgcagttgtattggacacggtgaatggatgaccgtgtccaatacaaatgtaatggacacggtgatccattcaccgtgtccaatacaaatctattggacacggtgatccattcaccgtgtccaataaaAATCTCTGGACACGGTGagtggttcaccgtgtccaatacaaatgtaTTCAATACCCCGAAAATGGTTAAGTCCGTGACCAATACAAGTAGCCAGGCCGTGTTTTGCCAAAAATGGAAGTGAaggacacggtaaatggttcaccgtgtctaaacgcggtgaacagttcaccgtgtttagacacggtgaacgaatcaccgtgtctaatgcAATACTAACGCTGGGGCAGGGTGTGAGAACACtatgaacacggtgattggttcaccgtgtttagacacggtgaaccaatcaccgtgttcaacttaactaCCTGGCCGAgcccctgcccgcgtggcgctgacgtggcgctggcgtggcagggccagggacatttttgcaaataaattttacacagggctatttttgcaaataaaatttgtcagggggctatttgcaaaaaaacccctTAAAAATCTAAtctcttccctttctctctctctattgttTTTTCTAAccgaacacacacacaaaaaaaatatcacttATTTAATTTCACCTCGAGTGGTTTGCTGGGCCATGCATGTGCCTCTTTTGCACCTTCTCTCTAcaattaaaaatctaatctcttccctttctctctctattgttTTTTCTAaccgaacacacacacacaaaaataatttttcacttATTTAATTTCACCTAGAGTGGTTTGCTAATTATTTTACGCTGCTTCAACTTTGCTCGCCTGCTTAAATTTCAGcttttttgatgaattttctTCGCtgcatttgttttgatttgattgagtaaaaacaaatcataaaaaaaaggtGTTCCATCATTAAATCACGTCGGGCATGAATGTGCCTCTTTGCACCTTCTCTCTAcaattaaaaatctaatctcttctctctctctctctattatttttataaccgaacacacacacacacaaataatTTTTCACTTATTTAATTTCACCTACAGTGGTTTGCTAATTATTTTACACTGCTTCAACTTTGCTCGCCTtcttaaatttcaactttttgatGAATTTTCTTTACtgcatttgttttgatttgattgagtaaaaacaaatcataaaaaaaacaGTGTTCCGTCATTAAGTCACGTCGCCTGTTTCATTAAATCTGAAGTTTTAGTTACTGTAACATTCATGCACCTTGTGTTTGATGCTAAACAACATtgctatatatagaaaaagttgGGGAGGATACATGCATTCTAATGAtaagaaagaaagcaaaaggACAAGGAATATTCTATATACTATGGAAAATTTTGTTTCATACATCCTGTGTTTGATGTTAAACAATATtgctatatatagaaaaagttgGGTAGGATGCATACATCGGAATGAtaagaaagaaagcaaaaggACAAGGAATATTTTATGTAGTATGGAAAAGTTTGTAAGAGAAAAGTTTATCCTGTATGTGAGATACAATTTTTATTGAACTTAGAAAAGTAAAAGgcaatttacaaataattcatggtaaaattggaatgaaaacaggagatttagaattttctgtaaggaatGTAGTTTTTGTTAGCAGAAAATTTAgtgtaagaaaattttgaaaatgtgagaatatgtcggaattatttttttgatgctagatttaaagtttcgtgTCATTCTGACACTCGAAAAGTGAGGACGAAACATAATAGCAATCTGATAAAGATTTTAGTTGGTAGACCTTTCGGCGACAAAAAATGATTCAAAACTGAAAATTAAGATCACGTTCTTTTGGTTGATTTTAATTGAGCTTGACTttcaaatttgagcttaaacggacattcagaagggctccaactaaAAATATCAGATTCTGAACTAAATTAAACTATAAGTTGTAGTTGTTGGGGAGCCTATATGTAAGCCCATACCATCTCTCCCTGGTTTTGCCCAACACGTGTGAGAGTGGAGAaggttctctttctctctttctctcccacaCACACCCACAACatgagagcttctctctctttctctcaatcCCTCTACATTTTCGGTTTAGGTAGGTTCGAATTttccctctcttctcttcctACAGAATGTGAATATCCGCCGTGAATATCCACCGTGAATTGTAGAGTAATCTTATCTGAAAAAAACTCTGGATCTctcatctgaaaaaaaaaatctagattgGCACAATTGGGATGGAAATTGAATGCCATGTTTGTAGTAGCCGTGCgagtttgaattcaaatatgaacTTAGACTTCAAGAACCAACATGATTCATGCTCAGAACTCCTAACTTGAccagataaataaaaaaaacaattatgTCAGAGATAAACTCGATTTTTTTGAACTTATAATATCATCGCTAATAAATCGCCATTTGACCAAACAACTTCAATAATTTAGCATACAATGGACTTCAAATttttggtagaaaaaaaaaaacatacaacCAATTtgcataacttttatttttttacataaaatattaataattacacAACTGTCTATAATTGTATGCCTTAAGTCGTAATCTGTCATATTATAACAGTTTACAAAACCAACCTATGAAATATGGtagattaaaatttgatagtGAATTGCatcaaaatttctaatttatttcaaCTTTCAAGTTGAAGAAAATTTGCTGTGGTGTGAGTTAAGTAGCTTAATTTTGTGCCCAATATTTATCTAACTAAATTGGATTAGGTAATTTTAGTTGGCTAATTCTAATACTAGCACATGACTTTCATATTtcgaaaatatttatatttacgcAACTAAATTGGTTAGTTAGAATTCATTCCAATAATTCAACAAAACCATTTGTATTTACGCAACTAAATTGGTTACTTAGAATTCATTCCAATAATTCAGCAAAACCGACCTATAAATCACGAAAGCttagaaattattaaattgactcaaaaaaataatttacttaaCCACTAACAATGGAATATTTAGTTTACTTAATCCATTAATGTGCTGCTGGTTTGAAAATTCAAACCTACCTAAATCGAAAATGTAGAGGgattgagagaaagagagagaagctctcatGTTGTGGGTGTGTGTGGGAGAGAACGAGAGAAAGAGAACCTTCTCCACTCTCACACGTGTTGGGCAAAACCAGGGAGAGATGGTGTGGGCTTACATATAGGCCCCCCAACAACTACAACTTACAGTGTAATCCAAttcagaatctgatacttttaGTTGAGGCCATTTTGAATGTTCGTTTACGCTCAAATTTGAAAGTCAAGCTCAGTTAAAATCAACAAGAAGAACGTGAtcttaatttttcagttttgaATCATTTTTTGTTGCCGAAAGGTCTACAAACTAAAATCTTTATCATACTGTTGTTGTATTCCATCCTCACTTTTAAAGTGTCAGAATGAcacgaaactttaaatctagcatcagaaaaataattccgatatattctcaaatttttataattttcttacactgtgaattttctgctaacaAAAAACTAcatttcttacagaaaattttaaatctcttgttttcattccaattttaccatgaattatttgtaaattgtcttttacttttctaggtccaataaaaatagtatctcacgcACAAGATAAATTTTTCTCTTACAAAATTTTCTATACTACATAGAATATTCCTTATCCTTTCGCTTTTTTTCTTATCATTCCGATGCATGCATCCTATCCAACTTTTTCTATTTATAGCAATATTGTTTAACATCAAACACATGGTGCATGAAACAAAAATTTTCATAGTACATAGAATATTCCTTGTctttttgctttctttcttaTCATTAGAATGTATGCATCCTCCCcaactttttctatatatagcaATGCCGTTTAGCATCAAACACAGGGTgcatgaatgtttagttttgtCTCTACCTATTTGTCTTTCAACATCAACCATGATATAGAATATTCTCCAACATGCTATATGTATACACTTCAAATAAAGAAGATTGTTAGAGAAACCCATGCTTTCCAGGTTATTCCTGATTTTCAGAGATCAGCTATGAACCATTACTCCTTTAAAGTTACAAAGATATTTCATGTGAATTGTCTTCACGATAAAGACAATCATATTGCAAAGGAATTTAATAGTGCGGTCGCTTCTGAAAATCAACTTATTATACCTGATAAAAATAGTGCTCAAGTGGAAAATACTATTGGCGAATATGGTCCTACCGAAAGCCAATCAAGGTATGATTAACAAACAAGTTAAGAActgattataaattaatattttgtctgttcaaaaaaaaaattatctaataatTAATGTTCTATCTGTTTTCAGCAAAAGGTTGAATCTTAGACAGTTTCTGATCATTGTTGGATTCTTAAATTGGCACGGGTGAAGCAATATATTTATTAGCCGTCATTTCAAACTTCAGGTTTTTTGAGCCCCCAGCGGTAGCTGGCGCGATGTGGATTGGTTCCACTATTGAAACAGTAATTCTGAAATGCTGTTTGGCCTAGTTTTGAGACTATGGCTTCTATTGTCTTGCTACACTTTGCATGGGCCTGTTCCGTCACttaagatggcaccgttcgaagcaGCGAATGAGGTGTGGAGATGTATGGCATGGGTCGGGACACTTCATACGCTGCAGTGGCGTTCATGTGAGTTTAAGAGAAAATCAACGAAATTTGAATTGTACCTATGTTCTGATCGTGCCATTATGAGTTGTGGGTAATTTTTTGTCAAGTTTAGTGGCGATTTGGTGTTGAGGGGCATTTTAAAGCTGAATGCATCCTGTGTGCGTCATCCGACATTGATGTGGTGTTCGGAATATTGAAATTTGGCATTTTTTCCAGTTAAGCCGTTGGGTTAGGAGCACACTATCATGATTGTTGCTGGTTGAAACTCTATTGTAGTTGCATCCCTAGTGAAAAAGACCCACGGGAGTGATCTTGTTGTCTTGTGTTGTCCAACTATCGAAAATAACAATTTTGAGATTTATGGACAAAATTTCGTAGTTTCGGTGCACTAATTGTACAATTGGACTTCGAAACTTGTGGAAGGTATTCCCGAGGGTCCTTACTATTTGTGAACAGTGGTTGAAAGGTGAGGCTGGTACAATTGATTTTGTCATCGAAATTGGTTTGATTCAGAGCTATCGTGGTCTAGGTCGACTGCTGTAATCCGTTTTGTCAAGCACTTGGCGTGAGGCTATCACAACACTTATAAGTGGCGTGTCTCGTGATAGCGAAAGGGATGCTATAACTCTTTGCTAAGTTGGATGGTCTTTGGGCTTATTTTTGAAAGTCCGCTTGTGGAATCAATATTTCATTTGTGTTGAGGTGCAATTTCGTGCGATTTGGACGTGTTGGTTGGTATAGATGACACGTTGCGGCTAACTGTAGTAGTTGATTGTTTTGTCTGGATTCGGGTGACACCTAGAGATATCACTCGAGTCGAGAACCTAGGTACTTGATTTGGTGGGTGATTCGATTCGAAGTTGGTTAAGTTGTTCTTACTTGGTTTTCCCATAATGTTTCTATTGTTCCATAACACATGTTAAGTAGTATAGCTTATCATGACACCTTATGTAATGTATCGCATCCCCGTGAGTTGTGCCGAGTTCTGACGAAACGAGCGGAGCGCGGATTCGGACAAGTTAGAGTGGTTCGCAAAGTGTTTAAAACGCTTTGGAACGAGTTGCATAGGGGTTAGAGGACCCATGAGAGCAAGATGGGAAAGTTTCAACTTGAAACTCAAgaattttgctctcggggtttGGACCCtgtgcagggtccggaccccgtaagCGAAAATtacccagttcgggcagtgcatAGATTGCATTGTTTGGGGTGTTAGGTGCAATTTTGTTATGAGAGGGGTGTATAGAAGTGAAGGGCTTATGTTTAGggctcatttctctcaacccaaCCTAATGTTAgggctccctctctctctctctaaaaactttctctctttttagaGCTTGAGCAAGAGGGGCTTTTGGAGGGgctttggtggagaagaagaccaagACAAGGGTGTTGCTTGAAATTGTGCAAGAGCTTGGAGGAAAGCTTGAACCTAAAGGTTGGTTTTCATGTTTCTAAGCTAGGTTTTGGTTTAATTCCTTCTAGCATGAGTTCTAGGAGTTGTAGTGGTAGATTTCTCCATTTCCCTCATGTTAGGGACTTGATTGGAGAAGATGATGTTGTGTAGGGACCTAATGTTAGGATTTTGTTAATACGAGGTCTAAGCTTTGGATTGATCTTTTATTACCCTAATTGTTAGGTtgacgaacgcgttggcgagctcggttcggcgatccgacaaGCGTACGCGGAGATATTGGCGAAAAAGTctattttggcttcgttttgccgcataggtgtccaaaaatcatgagaatCGAACGGTAGCATCTTAGCATTCCTATAAGGTAGGGAGTGCTATCCAGAATCTCTGAATTCCCCCCTATGTCTATGTTGcctttttattgagcatatgtgaatAGTCCcatcatgcatgatagggtagttGACATGTGGTTATTGGTTGAGATTCAATTGTATGCTTCTAATgtagatgaacatagtaatTGACATAGAACCATTTGAGACGTGTATGTTGGAACCCTAtgcttgtgtgaatgtgagatatggactatgataataataaacaaaggtgacattgacattagcgaGTGAATAGTcccattcatgcatgatagggtagttGACATGTGGTTATTGGTTGAGATTCAAttgtatgcttctaacgtagatgaacatagtaatTGACATAGAACCATATGAGATGTGTATGTTGGAACCCTATGCTTGTGTGAATGTAAGATATGGACtatgataataataaacaaaggtgacattgacattagcgaCGAGATTGGCACTGAGAGATGAATTGCTAAACAAGGTTAAACCAATTGTggcattatggcaagtgtggCCTAGATAGTGGTATATATGACAAGGTAGAAACCTGTCATTGCATTGTGGCATCGTGGCTTGTGGCAAAATAGCAAATGTGGCTACacgtcctcaaattgaggattgaaTTGTACTCACATTAAGTCTTgacttgagggaggtagctccccctcaagcggtgcgttccggaattgacaccacggggagagcgatccccgaagacggtccctcgggcgtggtaaagtccccccgaatgataggaattttggattgtgagtttggggttaacaagtgttaaccggtttgattgggtaaaagccaaagagAAAGAAAGCATGCATGCGTATTTATCATACATatgattatctatctgttgatcagtttcttgcaggcatagtattagcattagtgtGGTTTGACACtttcaaatagggtatatccctgtttaatcaaaaaaaagcATTAGTGTGGTTTGCTATATCTACTTTCTTtcatacttatgcctgaatagacctagtgggcaaATCGGCGagatcggcggccgaacccactgggaacttcgatgtagttctcacaccactaaccctacagatccgagcgcgagcggggcagtggaggatcgaggcaagggtttagcgccgtagttAGTGGCTACCGAAGTATAGTCATTTCCTTTGtacattcaacttttgtatgttgaaaagaGATGTATAAATCTTTATGTTTTGGGTTGGATGaatgtaaatgatgtaaatataTGGAAATGAATGGATGTAAATGTggttacttgtatttggttaaaaggtaatcaaatgacatgtatgtggTTGTATGTTTAGTGTAGCagcttagagctttcactaCTTGTCGTTGTTGCTTGTCCTCGAGCAAGCCGTGTATGATTGCATTCACTCTATGTTGAATTGCTTTGATTGTACATGTGTTGGAACCTTGGGTGGAcgggggaggtgctgtccgttcggcctctgttgacgtgcccgaaccgaccaaattggcggtagcgggacgtgacagatataatggtatcagagccgtggtgaaagtaaaaaaagtcTAGGATGGTCTTAGGGACCTTAGGGTTGGAGACCTCAGGGActtaggaaacgtttaacgtggacttggttatgcggaagctaattgattgggttgttgtcAGTACTTCTCTCAAAGGAGTTGGAGATAGATTCAAGTGCTTAGTTGTTTTTTTCTTGAGGGATTATGTGGGGCGGCCGACTACATAATGCCAAGGGTTGAAAATGAGTACACTTGATcgctttcgcttgattgggtagTTAATTGGAACGTGTGTGTGTCACGTGTGTCAAGTACTAATGTGTATGCTACGTTTCAGGACGTGGTGGCACCACCTCGACGTTCAACGAGGTCCGCTCCGGCATTGCCTAgtgaggtgcccgagcaatctAGATAGGATGAAGTGTGCGAGTTGCGAGCCCAAGTAGCAGCTTTGGTCGGGGCTATGCAGCGGCAAAAGGAGCAGATTGGAAGGCTCCACGACTTGGTGGCTCGACAGGCAGCTGTGGCTACACCTGTACCTCAGGACCCGCCCGCACCTGTAGCACCTActcctgcggtggcggcggcattggtgacggctattcctccgatgGCTTCGGGTTCTTCGGCTCTTGATCCCGATgcacttgaggccgagcaggagcagTCGTTGGCAGTGTTGACGGCCTTTAAGCGGTTCAACCCTCCAACCTTCAACGGTGATGACAAGGACCCTTGGGTCATGGAGGCTTGGCTTACCGCTATGGAGGCGttattcgaggatatctacacctTTGAGAGAGATAAAGTTCACCTGGCGTCTCATTGTTTTGAGGGGTCGGCTCAATTGTGGTGGACACGGGTGAAGAAAGGCCGGTCATTGGAGCTTTCACCCAtgacttgggaggcgtttcgggagcTACTATTGATGGAGTATTTTCCCGAAAGTGACAagcggaagatcaaggaggactttcgcAAGTTAAGACAAGGGAACCGATCGGTGCGGGAGTATGAAAAGGAGTTCTCGCACATGGTGAATTGTGTGCCGGGCTTGGTTCGTGGTGAtcgggaccgagcggaggttttcgagcgcgggttgcgacccgataTTTTCAAGGTTATTCATGCATTTCACTTGAAGACCTACGAGGATGTGCTCCGCCCGTTATGGGTGGAGCGCGGCAATGCTATTGCGCGAGAGGAGCGCGATGCATTTGAGAAGGACAAAGACAAAGATAAGTCCAAGAAGCTGGCGGCTAGTGGATCtgcggggcagtcgagttccaAGCGACCCCTCGGTATCAGCGACCACTTTAGCGGCGAGCTAGGAGTCAGACACAAAGCCAGACGACTTCCTTCCCATGTGTGATTTGCGGTGGTGATCACAAGGTAGCGGGCTATCCTCAGCGTGAGGGGCTGTGTTTCAGATGCGGCCAAGCAGGGCACTTGAGTCGGGAGTGTCCGGGTGGCGCATCACTTGCTCCGTCAGCGGCTTCAGTTTAGTATGCTCCGCGATAGCTTGCGGGATTGCCACCTGCTATGTCGGCTGGATGCGCGTGAGCACCGCGTCAGTCGGAGGGATCTCGAGCACCGAGTGgacgggtttttgccactcaggtggaggagcagcctgccaTACCAgatgatgtcgtggcaggtattattttgattaatggcACTAGAGGTAGAGCTTTATTTAATACAGGTGCATCTTATTCATTTATCGGTGCATCGTTTGCTAAGACTCATGGCATGAAAGTAGTGTATAACCCGGACTATTGGTGGGTCAACACACCAGAGCATTTATTTAGTGTCCACGAGGAGTGCCTGGCTTGTCCGGTTcagataggcgattggatcatgccggcAGATTTGCTAGTGCTAAATCAgatgtggggcttcgatgtaATTTTGGGGATCGATtagctctccaagtactatgccagtatcgattgtgaaagcaaggtgatcactttttatgagcctaatcaagaggaGTT
This genomic window from Ananas comosus cultivar F153 linkage group 3, ASM154086v1, whole genome shotgun sequence contains:
- the LOC109707499 gene encoding uncharacterized protein LOC109707499 → MQRQKEQIGRLHDLVARQAAVATPVPQDPPAPVAPTPAVAAALVTAIPPMASGSSALDPDALEAEQEQSLAVLTAFKRFNPPTFNGDDKDPWVMEAWLTAMEALFEDIYTFERDKVHLASHCFEGSAQLWWTRVKKGRSLELSPMTWEAFRELLLMEYFPESDKRKIKEDFRKLRQGNRSVREYEKEFSHMVNCVPGLVRGDRDRAEVFERGLRPDIFKVIHAFHLKTYEDVLRPLWVERGNAIAREERDAFEKDKDKDKSKKLAASGSAGQSSSKRPLGISDHFSGELGVRHKARRLPSHV